The Acetomicrobium flavidum genome window below encodes:
- a CDS encoding chemotaxis protein CheD encodes MTSVYHVGMGDIVVAKHPVVLTSLGLGSCIGLVIYDDIAKVAGMSHIMLPNNHEGKDVKKLGKYADTAVPKLIEDLIALGALKSRLKAKMAGGAQMFSVPGKNSASFLAIGERNIETTKKMLEQYGIPLVASDVGGNKGRSVEFYTDNWIMIVKVIGSEVKKL; translated from the coding sequence ATGACGTCAGTCTATCATGTTGGTATGGGGGATATAGTGGTGGCTAAACATCCCGTGGTGCTTACTTCCCTTGGCCTGGGCTCGTGTATAGGTCTAGTAATATATGACGATATAGCCAAGGTGGCTGGTATGAGCCACATCATGTTGCCCAATAATCACGAAGGCAAGGATGTTAAAAAACTTGGCAAATACGCCGATACGGCTGTCCCCAAGCTGATTGAAGACTTAATAGCTTTGGGGGCCTTGAAATCCAGGCTTAAGGCCAAAATGGCCGGAGGGGCTCAGATGTTCTCGGTCCCAGGAAAAAACTCTGCCTCCTTCTTGGCTATCGGTGAGCGCAATATCGAAACCACAAAAAAAATGCTCGAACAGTACGGGATTCCCTTAGTAGCTAGCGATGTGGGTGGCAATAAAGGGCGTAGCGTTGAGTTTTACACTGATAATTGGATAATGATAGTAAAGGTGATAGGTTCCGAGGTAAAAAAATTATAG
- a CDS encoding chemotaxis protein CheC, whose amino-acid sequence MWLASEIGDRKMEYDELGKLSPFHLDVIRETVNIGAGNAATALSQLLGSVVTMDVPKAELVSIYELTDRYASPTELVCAVYLRFEGEISGNMLWIMSEETAQELVNILIKKDLGDMLQDQIDQIADSLLVEVGNIVLSSFLNAISAMINCALPVTVPAIAHDMLGAILDLLAAYYGMTGEVAIISETKLCVASNKNSLGGHVMLLPDPQSLSTLLSKLGVL is encoded by the coding sequence ATGTGGCTGGCGTCGGAAATTGGTGATAGAAAGATGGAATATGACGAGCTGGGGAAGCTGAGTCCTTTCCATCTGGATGTAATCAGGGAAACCGTGAATATAGGGGCTGGCAATGCCGCTACGGCTTTATCTCAACTGCTGGGGTCCGTCGTGACCATGGATGTTCCTAAGGCGGAATTGGTGTCCATATATGAGCTGACTGACAGATATGCCTCGCCCACGGAGTTGGTTTGTGCTGTCTATCTAAGGTTCGAGGGAGAAATTTCCGGAAATATGTTATGGATAATGAGCGAAGAAACGGCCCAAGAGTTAGTCAATATATTGATCAAAAAGGATCTTGGAGATATGCTCCAGGATCAAATTGACCAAATTGCCGACAGTCTGTTGGTGGAGGTAGGCAATATCGTATTGAGCTCCTTTTTGAATGCCATAAGCGCCATGATAAACTGCGCTTTGCCGGTCACGGTTCCGGCCATTGCCCACGATATGTTGGGGGCCATACTCGATCTTTTGGCTGCCTATTATGGTATGACAGGAGAAGTGGCCATAATATCTGAGACTAAACTTTGCGTTGCCAGCAACAAGAATTCTCTGGGCGGTCATGTCATGCTTTTGCCGGATCCTCAGTCTCTGTCTACGCTGCTTTCCAAGCTGGGGGTGCTCTGA